A stretch of the Tissierellales bacterium genome encodes the following:
- a CDS encoding cobyric acid synthase — MGNIMVQGTTSSAGKSMLCTALCRIFKEDGYKVYPFKSQNMSSKSYKTNDGLEISIAQALQALASGILPNPSMNPILLKPVSDEGSQVFIKGKLEKTMKAVDYFKYKTSLKPMIKNTYDKIEKEVDIVVIEGAGSPAEINLKENDIVNMGMAEMADANVILISDIDRGGVFASLYGTVMLLEEEERKRIKGLVINKFRGDKSILDPGIAMIEELLNIPVIGTIPYVPLELVDEDSLIDYEKKCNIREQTEKEREEELGKLAQIVREHLDMEYLYSLINL; from the coding sequence GTGGGAAATATTATGGTACAAGGGACTACTTCTTCGGCTGGGAAAAGTATGTTATGTACTGCATTATGCAGAATATTTAAGGAAGATGGCTATAAAGTATATCCTTTTAAATCGCAAAATATGTCATCTAAGTCATATAAAACAAATGATGGATTAGAAATCAGCATAGCTCAGGCATTACAAGCTTTAGCCTCAGGAATATTGCCTAATCCTAGTATGAATCCTATTCTTTTAAAACCTGTGAGTGATGAAGGAAGTCAGGTTTTTATTAAAGGCAAATTGGAGAAAACTATGAAAGCAGTAGATTATTTTAAATACAAAACTAGTTTAAAGCCTATGATTAAAAATACCTATGATAAGATTGAAAAGGAGGTAGATATTGTAGTTATAGAAGGGGCAGGGAGCCCAGCAGAAATAAATTTAAAAGAAAACGATATCGTTAATATGGGAATGGCAGAAATGGCCGATGCTAATGTTATATTAATTAGTGATATAGATAGGGGTGGCGTATTTGCATCTTTATATGGGACAGTTATGCTTTTAGAAGAAGAGGAAAGAAAAAGAATAAAGGGTCTCGTAATAAATAAATTTAGAGGAGATAAATCTATACTTGACCCGGGAATAGCTATGATAGAAGAACTTTTAAACATTCCTGTAATAGGTACAATTCCTTATGTTCCATTAGAATTAGTAGATGAAGATAGTCTTATAGATTATGAAAAAAAATGTAATATAAGAGAACAAACTGAAAAAGAAAGAGAAGAAGAACTAGGTAAATTGGCTCAAATAGTAAGGGAGCATTTAGATATGGAATACTTATATTCTTTAATAAACTTGTAG
- a CDS encoding patatin-like phospholipase family protein, which produces MQGLVLEGGGAKGAYHIGAYKAIKEMNIEINGIAGTSVGALNGAMIIQNDFEKAYDLWNNVSYSTVIDAEDEEIEKFKKRKFNVEDMKKWKKKAKTVFGEKGFDITPLKDLLKEVIDEEKIRNSDKDFGMVTVSLTDLEPLEIYIEDIPKGMLKEYLLASSYLPVFKTEKLDGKVFLDGGVYNNLPIDMLAKKGYKDIIAVKTSGMGRIRKSEYNDLNLTFISPNEDLGKTLEFEKEIARRDLKLGYYDGLKALKGLRGYKYYIEGKNDEEYFINKFLALGEEKILQIGNIFGIEGIPYRRLLFEHIVPKVSSIVGTGKESDYEDIVISFLEFLGEKYEVEQFKVYNYDEFLNIIKENHIKREKEEDLWRKLVNKVELLSMFNKEEIIKNIGDIMF; this is translated from the coding sequence ATGCAAGGTTTAGTTTTAGAAGGCGGAGGAGCAAAGGGTGCATATCACATAGGGGCTTATAAAGCCATAAAAGAAATGAATATAGAAATTAATGGGATAGCTGGCACTTCTGTTGGAGCTTTGAATGGTGCCATGATAATTCAGAATGATTTTGAAAAAGCTTATGATCTATGGAATAATGTTTCTTATTCAACAGTAATTGATGCAGAGGATGAGGAAATTGAAAAATTTAAAAAAAGAAAATTTAATGTAGAGGATATGAAAAAGTGGAAGAAAAAAGCAAAAACTGTATTTGGTGAAAAAGGGTTTGATATTACTCCACTAAAGGACTTGTTAAAGGAAGTAATAGATGAAGAAAAGATAAGAAATTCAGATAAAGATTTTGGTATGGTTACAGTTTCTTTAACAGATCTAGAACCTTTAGAAATTTATATAGAGGATATACCAAAAGGAATGCTTAAAGAATATTTACTAGCTAGCTCTTATTTACCAGTATTTAAAACAGAAAAGCTTGATGGAAAAGTATTTCTAGATGGTGGAGTATATAATAATCTACCGATTGATATGTTAGCAAAAAAGGGTTATAAAGATATTATAGCTGTTAAAACTAGTGGAATGGGAAGAATCAGAAAGAGTGAATATAATGATTTAAATTTAACTTTTATTTCTCCAAATGAAGATTTAGGTAAGACTTTAGAATTTGAAAAGGAAATTGCTAGAAGAGATTTAAAATTAGGTTATTATGATGGATTAAAAGCTTTAAAAGGGCTTAGAGGATATAAATATTATATTGAAGGTAAAAATGATGAAGAATATTTTATAAATAAGTTTTTAGCTTTAGGAGAAGAAAAAATTTTACAAATAGGAAACATCTTTGGTATAGAGGGTATTCCTTATAGACGATTATTGTTTGAACATATTGTACCCAAAGTAAGTAGTATTGTAGGAACAGGTAAAGAGAGTGATTACGAAGATATTGTAATTAGTTTTTTAGAATTTCTAGGGGAAAAATATGAGGTAGAGCAGTTTAAAGTATATAACTATGATGAATTTTTAAATATAATAAAAGAAAATCATATAAAGAGAGAAAAAGAAGAAGATTTGTGGAGGAAATTAGTTAATAAAGTGGAACTCCTATCTATGTTTAATAAAGAGGAGATTATTAAAAATATTGGTGATATTATGTTTTAG
- a CDS encoding membrane dipeptidase codes for MEQLEHMISIAGKDHVGLGFDFNFYFGSKGIDGLNDCTYVPKRTEEMVKRGYSSTTINKILGENFVRILKEILP; via the coding sequence ATGGAGCAATTAGAGCATATGATTTCTATAGCCGGTAAAGATCATGTAGGGCTAGGTTTTGATTTTAATTTTTATTTTGGATCTAAAGGAATAGATGGCTTAAATGATTGTACTTATGTTCCTAAAAGAACTGAAGAAATGGTTAAAAGAGGCTATAGTTCTACGACTATAAATAAGATACTAGGCGAAAATTTTGTAAGAATATTAAAAGAGATTCTTCCTTAA
- the mscL gene encoding large conductance mechanosensitive channel protein MscL — translation MFKEFKEFAMKGSVLDLAIGVIVGGAFGKIVTSLVNDIIMPLIGGLLGRVDFSNFFISLDGTTYNSLAEAKNAGAATLNYGIFINTIIEFLIISFSLFLVVRQINRLRRDEEPGEPITKKCEFCLSEIPVEATRCPNCTSALEAEVQK, via the coding sequence ATGTTTAAAGAGTTTAAAGAATTTGCAATGAAAGGTAGTGTACTAGATTTAGCTATTGGTGTTATTGTTGGTGGAGCTTTCGGAAAGATAGTTACTTCTTTAGTTAATGATATAATAATGCCTTTAATAGGTGGACTTTTAGGTAGAGTGGATTTTTCTAACTTTTTTATAAGTTTAGATGGGACAACCTATAATAGTTTAGCTGAAGCTAAAAATGCAGGAGCTGCAACATTAAACTATGGAATATTCATAAATACTATTATTGAATTTTTAATTATTTCTTTTTCTTTATTTTTAGTAGTTAGACAAATTAACAGATTGAGACGAGATGAAGAACCAGGAGAACCTATTACTAAGAAATGTGAATTTTGTCTTTCAGAAATACCAGTAGAAGCTACTAGATGCCCTAACTGTACTTCAGCTCTTGAAGCTGAAGTTCAAAAATAA
- a CDS encoding dicarboxylate/amino acid:cation symporter → MSKLKDNLIFKLVLAVAIGIILGLIVNETIIGIISSIKHIIGQIIFFTVPLIIIGFITPSITSLQDNASKMLAAALLIAYLSSVGAALFSMLAGYIIIPGLNIVDNPEGLRTLPELVFQLDIPPIMPVMSALVLSIILGLTVIWTKSKAINNILDEFHNIMMAVVKRIVIPILPIFIATTFAGLAYEGSITKQFPVFIEVILIVIIGHFIWLAVLYGIAGLISKENPWEVAKHYGPAYLTAIGTMSSAATLPVALESARKSPILDKEIVDFSIPLGSTIHLCGSVLTEVFFVMTISKILYGTLPPVSSMIIFIFLLGIFAIGAPGVPGGTVMASLGLITGILGFDDAGVALMLTIFALQDSFGTACNITGDGAIALMLTGIFKKEIKTDSN, encoded by the coding sequence ATGTCTAAGTTAAAAGATAATTTAATTTTTAAGCTAGTTTTAGCAGTAGCAATAGGAATAATTTTAGGATTAATTGTCAATGAAACAATAATAGGTATAATTTCTAGTATTAAGCATATTATAGGACAAATAATATTTTTTACAGTACCATTAATAATTATTGGATTTATAACACCATCTATTACTAGTTTACAGGATAATGCTAGTAAAATGTTAGCGGCAGCATTATTAATAGCTTATTTATCATCAGTAGGAGCAGCATTGTTTTCTATGTTGGCAGGGTATATAATTATACCGGGTCTTAACATTGTTGATAATCCAGAGGGATTAAGAACATTACCAGAGTTGGTATTTCAGTTAGATATACCACCAATTATGCCTGTAATGTCTGCATTAGTATTGTCAATTATATTGGGACTTACAGTAATATGGACTAAGTCTAAAGCAATAAATAATATTTTAGATGAATTTCACAATATAATGATGGCCGTGGTAAAGAGAATTGTAATACCTATTCTTCCTATTTTTATAGCAACAACCTTTGCTGGATTAGCTTACGAAGGAAGTATTACAAAACAATTCCCAGTATTTATTGAGGTAATACTAATAGTAATAATAGGTCATTTTATTTGGTTAGCTGTACTCTATGGTATTGCTGGATTAATTTCTAAGGAAAATCCTTGGGAAGTGGCGAAGCATTATGGACCAGCGTATTTAACAGCTATAGGAACTATGTCTAGTGCAGCTACATTACCAGTAGCTCTAGAATCAGCTAGAAAATCACCAATATTAGATAAAGAAATTGTAGATTTTTCTATACCCCTTGGGTCAACAATTCATTTATGCGGGTCAGTATTAACAGAAGTATTTTTTGTAATGACTATATCAAAAATATTATATGGAACATTGCCACCAGTTTCATCTATGATAATATTTATATTCTTATTAGGTATATTTGCTATTGGTGCACCTGGGGTGCCAGGTGGAACTGTTATGGCATCTCTAGGACTAATAACTGGTATACTTGGATTTGATGATGCTGGAGTAGCTTTAATGCTTACTATATTTGCTTTGCAAGATAGTTTTGGAACAGCATGCAATATTACAGGAGATGGAGCTATAGCACTGATGTTAACAGGAATATTTAAAAAGGAAATAAAAACTGATAGTAACTAA
- a CDS encoding L-serine ammonia-lyase, iron-sulfur-dependent, subunit alpha yields the protein MVDKIKTEQLLNMVKEDTVPALGCTEPVAVAYATSVAKKYLEGTVEKVRIYVSKNIYKNGKSVTIPNTKEWGLDLAAALGIIGGKSEEGLMVLKNINKNHIEEAHKILKEGKIKVEIKNPSPDIYVKAVLEDKVDIVEVVIINGHSNISSIKVNEKSIFKDKDAATNSNSVEFLKGLTFKEIREICEEIDIDDLIFIKDGITINKEAALRGIESSKGLGLGGALIKLKEKGKIPNDAPTKARIYTAAGADYRMGGGSCPIMTSAGSGNQGIGVILPISIVAEEHNISEERLLRAIFFGHVINKYVKIYTGKLSAMCGCAIGAGVGVSTAIAWMLDGNDEQISGAAQNILSNLTGMICDGAKATCALKLATSAEEAVLSAYLALENIIVEPKVGIVGSNIEETIKNLGNLSRNGFVKVDQVIIDIIN from the coding sequence ATGGTGGACAAGATTAAAACCGAACAATTGCTTAATATGGTAAAAGAGGATACTGTTCCTGCATTAGGGTGTACTGAGCCTGTGGCAGTGGCTTATGCTACATCTGTAGCAAAGAAGTACTTAGAAGGAACAGTTGAAAAAGTAAGGATATATGTAAGTAAAAATATATATAAAAATGGGAAATCAGTTACAATTCCCAATACAAAAGAGTGGGGCTTAGATTTGGCGGCAGCTTTAGGTATTATAGGCGGAAAATCTGAAGAAGGCCTAATGGTGCTAAAAAATATAAATAAAAATCATATAGAAGAAGCACATAAAATACTAAAAGAAGGGAAAATAAAAGTGGAAATAAAAAACCCGAGCCCTGATATATACGTAAAAGCTGTCTTGGAAGATAAAGTAGATATAGTAGAAGTAGTAATCATTAATGGACATAGCAATATATCATCTATAAAGGTAAATGAAAAAAGTATTTTCAAAGATAAAGATGCAGCTACTAATAGTAATTCTGTAGAATTTTTAAAAGGTCTTACATTTAAAGAAATAAGAGAGATATGTGAAGAAATAGATATTGACGACTTAATTTTTATTAAAGATGGAATTACCATAAACAAGGAAGCTGCTTTAAGAGGAATAGAATCAAGTAAGGGATTAGGTTTAGGGGGGGCTTTAATAAAACTTAAAGAGAAGGGAAAAATTCCTAATGATGCTCCAACTAAAGCTAGAATATATACTGCTGCAGGTGCGGATTATAGAATGGGTGGAGGAAGCTGTCCTATTATGACTAGCGCTGGTAGTGGTAATCAAGGTATAGGAGTTATATTACCTATATCCATAGTAGCAGAAGAACATAATATTAGTGAAGAAAGATTATTAAGAGCAATATTTTTTGGGCATGTAATAAATAAATACGTGAAAATATATACAGGAAAATTATCAGCTATGTGTGGTTGCGCTATTGGTGCAGGAGTAGGAGTAAGTACAGCTATAGCTTGGATGTTGGATGGAAATGATGAACAAATTAGTGGGGCTGCCCAAAATATACTCAGTAATCTTACAGGAATGATTTGTGATGGAGCAAAAGCAACTTGTGCACTGAAACTGGCTACATCTGCTGAGGAGGCAGTATTATCTGCTTATTTAGCTTTAGAAAATATTATTGTAGAACCTAAAGTAGGAATAGTAGGCTCAAATATAGAAGAGACAATTAAAAATTTAGGGAATCTATCTAGAAATGGTTTTGTTAAAGTAGATCAAGTTATAATTGATATAATTAATTAA